The Phoenix dactylifera cultivar Barhee BC4 unplaced genomic scaffold, palm_55x_up_171113_PBpolish2nd_filt_p 001849F, whole genome shotgun sequence DNA window CCAATTCTTTGACCCAAAACAGCGCCTACTGCATAATCACTTGCATCGCACATTATCTCGAAAGGAATGTTCCAATTAGGGGGCTGGATAACTGGGGCAGAGGTCAAAAGTTCCTTCAGCTTATCAAACGCATTTTTACACGCCTCATCGAACTCAAAGGCCATATTCTTTTGTAGCAACTTGCATAAGGGTAATGCTACTTTGGAgaagtccttgatgaatcttcggtaAAAACCTGCATGTCCAAGAAAAGAACGAACTTCCCGCACACAAGTGGGAGAAGGTAAAGATTGAATAATATCAACTTTAGCTCTATCTACCTCAATTCCCCTAGATGAAACAACATGACCCAAAACTATACCTTGTtcaaccataaaatgacatttttcagaatttaacacaaggttagtttctatgcatctttgaagaacaagtgtaaggttatgcaaacaaatatcaaaagagtctccataaactgtgaaatcatccataaagacttctatgatatgctcaatataatctgaaaatatgCTAACCATACACCTTTGGAAAGTGGCTGGGGCGTTACAAAGACCAAAGGGCATGCGACGATATGCAAAAGTCCCAAATGGGCATGTAAAAGTCGTCTTTTCTTGATCCTCCGGAGCAATTGCAATCTGAAAATAGcctgaataaccatcaagaaaacaatagtaagaatgaccagctaacctttcgagcatttgatcaataaaaggtaaagGAAAGTGGTCCTTGCGAGTTACagcatttaattttctataatctatACAAACCCGCCACCCATTTTGAATACGGGTAGGAACTAACTCATCATTCTGATTTTTCACAACCGTTATTCCAGTCTTTTTAGGAACCACTTGAACCGGGCTAACCCAATTGCTATCCGAAATAGGATAAATCACTCCAACTTCAAGAAGTTTGAGGATCTCCTTCTTCACTACATCCATTATGGGTGGGTTCAATCTTCTTTGCGGTTGACGGGAAGGTTTTGCTCCCTCTTCAAGTAAGATACGATGCATGCATGTAGTCGGGCTAATTCCTTTAATATCTGCAATTGTCCAACCAATAGCCGTTTGATGCTCCTTAAGGATCTGCACAAGCTTTTCTTCTTGCAGTGCACTAAGTTTATTGGAGATGATCACTGGTAATGTTCCTCTGTCTCCAAGGAACACGTACTTAAGGTGACTGGGGAGAGGCTTCAAATCTGGAATAGGGGCCTGCAAAACAGAGGGTAAAGGCCTTCCGTTAGAAACTGGTAATGCAATATAAGAAACGTTACCTGACTGCTGTAACTTTGGAAAATTATTCAATGCTGCAACAATTTCCTGCAAATCAGTACTCAAGACTAACTCCTCATTCTCTGTCTCAAGATGCTTACTAATAGCAACTTCCAATCCATCTTTTCCatcaagttcaaaaacttcctGTGCTAAAGAATCAATCACATCAATAGAATAAACAGGATTATCATCACCAGGATATTTCATGGCATCATAAATATTAAACTTAATAATTTCACCATCAAATTCCATGGTAAGTGTGCCACTATGAACATCTATCTTAGTCTTGGATGTCTTTAAGAATGGTCTTCCTAACAAAATAGGAGCAGTTTGATCACCATTCTCCATATCAAGCACATAGAAATCAGCAGGAAAAACCAAATCATTGACTTGCACAAGAACATCCTCAACTACACCCTTAGGATAGGCATTAGatctatcagccaattgaatcacaacaccagttttattcaaaggtccaggtttcaaagaagcatatatagaatatgacatgacattgatAGAAGCTCCTAAATCTATCATGGCTTTCTCAAATCTAGTATTACCTATCATACAAGGGATAGTAAACATACCTGGATCTTTGCACTTTGCAGGAAGTTTTCTTTGAATAACTGCAGAAATATTCTCTCCAACTCTTACCGTCTCACATCCTTTAAGTTTCTGTTTCCGCTTAATTGTACACAGTTCTTTCAGAAATTTAGCATAACGAGGTACTTGTTTAATAGCATCTAAAAGTGGAATATTTACCTCGCATCTACGAAAAGTCTCATATAAATCTTTATTTTGCTCATCTTTTCTAGATTCTGCTAAAGCTTGAGGAAAAGGAGATACTGGTTTATAAGCCGAAAGAGGCGGAAACTTATGCTTAGgtacatcatcatcattggaAACGTTCCTGTCTGCAAcgatatttttctccttttcttgtttcGACGATGCAGGGGTTGCCTTTGTTGGAATCTCAACCTCCTTACCACTTCTCAAAACGATTGCACTTGCATTTTCTCTTGGATTTACTACTGTTTGAGAGGGTAATTTTCCCGAACTTTGTGCCTCTAGCCGACTAATTGCGGTTGCCATC harbors:
- the LOC120109133 gene encoding uncharacterized protein LOC120109133; this translates as MQTEKACGICSVVGHPTDMCPTLQEEPTEQVNAAGGFPGQPQRKYDPYSSTYNQGWRDHPNLSYRNPQVNQPATQNRPNFQQYQQPYPPRQQPGQTSNSGMSLEDIVKTLATNTLQFQQETKQFQHEARASIQSLDNQMGQMATAISRLEAQSSGKLPSQTVVNPRENASAIVLRSGKEVEIPTKATPASSKQEKEKNIVADRNVSNDDDVPKHKFPPLSAYKPVSPFPQALAESRKDEQNKDLYETFRRCEVNIPLLDAIKQVPRYAKFLKELCTIKRKQKLKGCETVRVGENISAVIQRKLPAKCKDPGMFTIPCMIGNTRFEKAMIDLGASINVMSYSIYASLKPGPLNKTGVVIQLADRSNAYPKGVVEDVLVQVNDLVFPADFYVLDMENGDQTAPILLGRPFLKTSKTKIDVHSGTLTMEFDGEIIKFNIYDAMKYPGDDNPVYSIDVIDSLAQEVFELDGKDGLEVAISKHLETENEELVLSTDLQEIVAALNNFPKLQQSGNVSYIALPVSNGRPLPSVLQAPIPDLKPLPSHLKYVFLGDRGTLPVIISNKLSALQEEKLVQILKEHQTAIGWTIADIKGISPTTCMHRILLEEGAKPSRQPQRRLNPPIMDVVKKEILKLLEVGVIYPISDSNWVSPVQVVPKKTGITVVKNQNDELVPTRIQNGWRVCIDYRKLNAVTRKDHFPLPFIDQMLERLAGHSYYCFLDGYSGYFQIAIAPEDQEKTTFTCPFGTFAYRRMPFGLCNAPATFQSSSLFDDEERGKTKINKMDTSIK